The DNA window GGTTTCCTTTGGTTTCTCAACTCTGATGGGATGGTTTTTGGATGTGAGCTGGACTTTGACTTTGAATTTGACTTTGTCAGGGTCTTGGATCCTTTTGGCAGAAGTGGACCTGAATAGCATCATTTTAGAACACATCGGCAAGGATTTTGAGAGGGAATGTACCAGTGAgtaattttctgtcatttactGTAAGCCTAATTTATCTAACTGGAGTCAGATATCTTCTCATGGAAGTCTTCTCATCTTCTGTTCCTTCTTGTTTGAATGACTCCTCTAAATCAGGCAGGACTCCATACTTGTACCATCACACCATCGCTAATACCCTTTTACTTTGGAAAAACATATACAACTCTATCCCTATTTACACTCACATATCTATACATCCTATCCTATTGCTCAAagcacacatatttatatatactctCTTCAATGTAGAATAAGTCTTATTCTATTCATAGACAGACATGCACTtagaattcacacacacataaggacACACATAGATGTTCTAgctacattttgcattttccatAATGAGAATATTATGACACAATAGTTATAGTAGTAATGGCATAGGCTGGTCACAGCCAGTCTCCAGTCTGGAGCAATTAGCAGAgaagggaagaaagaaagagctgCCCTCCACTCACTCACATCTGCCTCtacttaattaaaaatgtaagccTCATCTGTTTAAAAACATCAAAGGAAAATAGGTCAAAACTCTTACAACTTACTTTGAAATGAGGGATTTCCATGTGATTTTAGTCTTTCCTCCTACTGTAATTATCCTCCAAAAGTTCAGAATCCAGACAGTGCTGCAGGAGTGCTGTAGCCGGAGTGAACATACTGGGATCAAATGCCCCGCTTCCTGTTTTCTCCATTTACTTGACAAATTCCATCACTCCTTATGGGGACTCCACCTGATCACATAGATGAAATGCCACTTATACCATtatcacattcatttaaatgtgttattcGATGTACCTCTTTGTATATACACACTGGGCCTCGttcacaaactttaaaaaaatgattcttacttttgttcttaatgttcctacaaaaaaaaccaataagggattcatgacacatgcaGACCTTTGTTGTTGTGCATACCTCAgatgtatgagatgatgaatgctgactgtttataaatattacacacaatcctgttcatgtgattagcataagaaaacagccatgaacaaatataaataggaaaaaaaaaataatggcgAAATGTTCATGGAAtctttcttacacacagttcacaatcaaatgtgatcgtacgcatgtttaGTGAATGAGGCTCACTGTATATTTAGTGAACTTCATAATGGGACAAAGATTATGTTAAGTTTTGGTTACCAGTAGCTCTGGAGAGAGCGCTTGCACTTGTGCCTGCTTATGAACATAATCTCTCTTGCTTTAAGACCGGAAATACCTCTACAGTTGAtaaccaaagaattctcaccataatgaagaaaaaaccccaaacacctgtctgaaaGGTCAAATACTCTTCAGGAGGCATAGGGATGGCTAAGTGACTACAATCTGCAGGAGACTTCacagacagaactacagagactacactgtaaaatgcaaacCTACTTAGCAGCAAAAATAGGATGGGCCAGATTGCTATAAGTACCGAAAAGAACCTgcaaagttctggaaaaaggtcttgtgaaCCGATAAAatcaagattcacttgtatctgAGTGATGTCAAAGTGTGGAGTCCAAAAAGAattgcccaagatccaaagtacccccccccccttccgtgaaacatggtggtggggggtgttatGGATTTagtatgtatggctgccactacTACCAGCTCACTTTGATGTAGCTGCTGTGATAgtagcaggatgaattctgaagtgtacagatgCATTTATCTGCTCAAGCTCAACCAAATGTTGTGAGAATCCaagctgcacctcctcctgctggtCACCAGAGGGCGACATAGTCATCACTAGGGTTGCAAAATTCCCGGAATATTCAAGGTGGAAACTTTCTATGGGAAATAAcgggaataaaatggaaatataggGGTTATTTGCTCAGGCTGCATTTACCATGTCATATGCAGATTAGAAACAAACCTTTTACCATATCATAAGCAGACATAATTGCGAACTTTCCCTAtgacccccctccaaaaaaaagacttttctcCATGAACTTCCTCAATGTCAGACTCTGATGCCTCATCTTCACCATCCAAGCTTGTTGAGGATGGCTCTGTATCAGGCTCAAAGAGCCTCAAGTTTGCCCGGATGGCCACCAGTTTTTCAACTCCGAATTGGTCAGCCTGTTGTGTGCCTTGGTGCGAGTGCTCCCAAACATGGACCAGTTGCGCTCTGATGTTGGTGGGATCTAGAGGATGATGGAGGCAACAGGGGAAAGTGCCTCAGATCCACAAAGTCCCTTCCACCAGGTGGCTGATGAGATGTTGGCACGACTGCCATATTCCATCTCCTTCCCAAAGCCCTTGATTGGTAGAGTACTTCGCCAGACTGCCAAGAACCTTCCCTTCATCAAGGCCAAGGTGGTGAGCCACAGCAGTGATGACACCATAGGCCTTATTAATCTCTTCACCAGAGAGGATGCTCTTGCCAGCATACTTGGGGTCCAGCTTGTACGCTGCGGTATGTATAGGCTTCAGGCATAAGTCTTCACGCGCTTTTATGGATTCCACAACAGCAGTTTCCTCTACTTTGAGCAGCAGTGAAGTGGGCAAGGCAGTACAGATTTCTTCTCTTATCAAGCAGACTCCGAACATCAGACAGAGTAGCATCATCTCCCTCCATCTGGGCAATAGCTACTGCAGTTGGTTTCAGTGGTTTCAGGCTGCTTACCACTCTCTCCCAAAATACATCATCCAGCAGGATCCTCTTGCCTGAGGTTCCTTGCGTTGAGCTCGGAGGGAACTTTGTGCACTTGGCCAGATGATTCTGCATCTTTGTTGCATTCTTGACATATGACTTGCCACAGTAtttgcaaatgcacacagattTTACATCTACATTGGCTGGGGTGAAATGTCTCTACACATCAGATGGTGCACGTGACATTGTTCTGTAAAGATGAGGGGAAAAGCTAGTAAAAAGCTCTAATGCAATGCCATGTACATATAGCTAAGCAGTTTAATTAACCCTCTGAAGAATAAGGCCTAATCTATACTTGCTGTATGCTACGCGGACACGCACGCAAGGGGGCGTTCTCGCATATCCTATGACCGTTTGGCAATTGTGTGCATAGCCAAAAAGTTACGCAACGCGATAACGCTGCAAATAAATCTGCGTAAACAGTATAACACTAGAACTGCAGTGCATTTTGCATTACCTAAAGCCACGGACAAAGGGGTCCAATGACTCCGACtccttttgtcattttaatggcCCATCAATCTGGAGAACAATAGCGCATTGCCATAGCATCCCCCTTAAAACCACAGGTGCTAAAGTAGGCTTTGTAAACACAATAATAACAAGTGATGAAAAGCTATTCTGTTATATTTTCTTACAgacaataaattatgaaaaagcattttcacAAGTTTAGtcgtacatttttttttccgcaCGCGTTATAAGAACTTGCTTCATTCATTCTAAGTATTTAACTACAAGTACGCTATCTGTTTCGAACGAAAATGGAATACACTGTTTTTATATGCGATATTTGGAGAAACACATGAATGTGCAGCCACCCACTTGTAGCTCTGCTATGCCATAAATAGAGTCTACTACTAAACTAATAAATTAGCACTTTCAATCGTTAGATCAATCGTCATTACTAATTATTCTTTGGAATTCTAAGATAAATGAGGTATGATAAGTGCAATTATTTTGATAATCAACTATTGTTCATAGGAGACAGACATTTCTCACTTCCACAGCATTAGCACACGCGTTCTGCAGTCAGACATTCGAATGTAAAGCATCAGCAACATTTTTGGGTAGCATAGTGTCAATTAGTGCGTAGACGCGGTCTACGCACTCCGTTACCGGGAATATTTCTATCTAACGTGCGATCGCTGTGCAATAAACTGGACGAACTCCAGCTACTggtggagaaaaacagagacttTTCAACATCTTCCGTTTTGTGCTTCACGGAAACTTGGCTGTGTGGATCGATACCGGACTCTGCGCTGCAGCTGGCAGGCTTTCAGCTATTCAGAGCGGATCGCGACACAGAGGGCTCCGGCAAAATGAAAGGTggaggtatttgtttttatacaaacagtGGCTGGTGTAAAGATGTTACAGTGATTATGCagcactgttctcctgttctggaAACTTTTTTCATCAACTGCAAACCCTTCTACTCCCCCCGCGAGTTCGCTTCATTCATTCTGGTCGGTGTTTACATTCCACCGCAAGCCCTCGTGCAGGAGGCACAGCGTACGCTCGCCGAccagatactgtgtgtggagcGGACAAACCCGGACTCTTTCGTTATCGTCCTCGGCGACTTTAACAAAGGGAATCTCAGCCACGAACTGCCTAAATACCACCAGTTGATTAAATGCCCGACCAGAGAGGAGAACACTTTAGATCACTGCTACAGTACAATCAACCGTGCCTATCACGCCGTCCCCCGCGCTGCACTGGGACACTCTGACCACATCATAGTCCACCTGATTCCTGCATACAGGCAGAAATTAAAACTCTGCAAACCTGTTGTGAGGACATCTAAGAAGTGGACCAGTGAAGCTATGGAGGATCTTCGCACGTGCTTGGACTGCACTGACTGGGATGTTTTCAGGACTGCTACCATCAGTCTGGATGAGTACACagaggctgtgacatcatacaTCAGCTTCTGTGAGGACAGCTGTGTACCATCACGCACCAGGGTTATCTACAACAACGACAAACCCTGGTTTACAGCTAAACTCAGACAGCTAAGGCTGGCAAAGGAGGAAGCATTTAGGAGTGGGGACAAGGACCGGTTTAAAGAGTCTAAATACAGGTTTAGCAAGGCGGTGAGAGATGCTAAACGACTGTACTCTGAGAAACTCCAACAGCAGTTCTCAGAAAACAACTCGGCCTCTGTCTGGAAGGGCCTCAGACAGATCACCAACTACAAACCGAAAGCCCCCCACTCCACTAATGACTTGCGCCTGGCCAACGACCTGAATGAGTTTTACTGCCGATTTGAAAGACAATGGGACAGTCCTGACACCATCCCCCGTGAACCCATTCACCAGCTCcagaccaccagctcctcctcccccatctcagCAGGAGCCCGGGCCTCTCTACAATCACCCACCTCAGaggcctcctccccctcccctatcACAATGacgactctctccctcctggagaggGACGTTAACAGATTATTCAAGAGACAGAACCCCCGCAAAGCAGCTGGACcagactctgtctctccctccaccctgaagCACTGTGCCGATCAGCTGTCTCCggtgttcacagacatttttaacacctcacTGGAGACATGCCACGTACCAGCCTGCTTCAAGACTTCTACCATTATCCccgtccccaaaaaaacaaggaccgcAGGACTCAATGACTACAGACCCGTCGCCCTGACCTCTGTGGTAATGAAGTCTTTTGAGCGCCTTGTACTGTCCCACCTCAAAACCATCACGGACCCACtcctggaccccctgcagttcgcatacagagccaacaggtctgtggacgatgctgtaaacatggccctccacttcatcctccagcacctggacacTGCAGGAACCTATGTCAGGATCCTGTTTGTGGACTTCAGCTCCGCATTCAATACCATCATCCCGGCTCTACTACAGGACAAGCTTTCCCAGCTGCACGTGCctgactgcacctgcaggtggatcaccgacttcctgtctgacaggaagcagcacgtgaagctggggaaacacgtctccgactcccggaccatcagcaccggctcccctcaaggctgcgtcctttctcctctactcttctccctgtataccaatagctgcacctccagtcatcagtcagtcaagctcctgaagtttgcagacgacaccactctcattggactcatctctggtggggatgagtctgcctacaggagagagattgaacatctggtgtcctggtgcagccataacaacctggagctcaacgCCCTAAAGACAGTAGAGATGGTAGTGGACTTCAGAAGGAACgcagccccacccgcccccatcaccctgcatgactccccagtcgacactgtggagtccttctgcttcctgggcaccatcatcacccaggacctcaagtgggagctgaacatcacctccctcaccaagaaggctcagcagaggatgtacttcctgcggcaggtgaagaagttcaacctgccaatgacaatgatggtgcacttctacactgccatcattgagtccatcctcacctcctccatcaccatctggtacgctgctgccactgccaaggacaagggcagactgcagcgtatcatttgcgctgctgagagggtgattggctgcaatctgccatccctccaggacctgcacacctccagggccctgaggcgggcaggaaagattgtggccgacccctcccaccctggacacaaactctttcaaacactcccctccggcaggaggctgcggtccatcaggaccaaaacctcacgacacaagaacagttttttcccgactgcagctggcctcatcaacaaggcccgggacccccactgatactgtactgttatcctgacccccacggacaccaaacagacagcacctgtacttataacactttatccccttgcactattgtttattgtttactgtttaccgtttgcactatgtttatgttattttatgtctgttatgtttttattgcactatgtttatttcattttatttatcttattttatgttcactgttatgcaccacctgaccaaaacaaattcctcgtatgtgtaaacctacttggcaataaaacctgattctgattctgattctgattgaCGCCACGGTTCTTGGTTTTAGTGGGAGTCGTTAACTTAACACCTAAAAACCCCCTAAAAACAGTCTTCCAAGGGTTGTTTTAGAATTCTATTTACATAGATAGTTGAAGCaagtttttagaaaaagtcaaggaatgacagacatggaataaacattaacaaaatatatCCCATGGTTCTAGTGACGAGCAGTATACCGTGAGCAGTGCCAAGTGATGTCGGCAGCACACTATGTAGGACCAAAGACGGAAAGTTTTGAAGAGAAGCTAACTGCTTGTCCAAAATTACCAATATTTATACGACGTCCCCATGCTGCTTCACAGTGATAAAAATAACCTACTTATCAGACAGCGTTAATTTTGCCAACGAAAACCATTCTTATGACCCCTTTTTCCATaacgaaaacaaaacataacaaaataattaacttCTGTGAAAAAAACCACGATGAAATGTATTATGTTCATTGGCGAATATAAACTAAATGATAAACTGAATTAATACCGCTGTCAGAATAGGCCTAAGGGTTTAAAGTGAacaactcatttataaaataaatgttttacaataaagaatgaatggaaACAGATTCATTAAAACTCCTCAATTAGCATGCTCAATCAAGCTACATCACATggtaacagctagctagcagaaGGTGTTAACAAGGTATAAACTGTGTACTTTGCATTAGGCTACTATCTGCCGGTTAACTGAAATAccataaatatacaatatacactCCAGTAATATAATCAAAACTTACCTGAAAGCATGTAGTCCTTTGGCTCAGACAGTGCGGTAGTGTTGGCAGTAGTgtgggtttccgccagtgtactGCAAGCCCGACGGCCCGCTgggcctaagttgacccccggccgggcctaagcatctgggatttaaatttttttttaaatgtatttttaagatgtttttttatactacagttacagtggggcggctcggttggaaagctcaccagcgacatctgttggttaaaacgtgaacgcactataggaaaacagcaggtctgaaatcagtgttctttattcttattgtgcgtagagtgacgttcaacattTGACGCTTCCAACCATCACAAggtaacgttacctagcaagccaccatttcttatttagtaggctaactaacctcgttccAAACTGCATTATCACTTCATcacgtcggtaagtacattctttttatattaacttaagcagtgtgtaggtaatgttaaactagtagcatgaatgtaacgttcgatacattgtaacattacatgacttattaatcgccatcgaaataacgacttcacttgtttattaataacgttagcttgatgactttgatgtgcacgacaacgttgtCATACAATTTTTCCccaccgtgaaaactgcctgacttgtttacattttggacagatgtggctactgAGTAAATCTATTGTtatttccgtcgcagcactttcgacacaagtaatatcggaaaaatcctaaaatttcttcttacgctgaagagtgcctgaccggcaaccgtagaaatgtgttaacacagcggcaaaattaggctatatctagaaataccatctttggggaaaaaacactacGGTTAagggcactcttcacggtaagaagaaattgatggattttttcaatattgcttgtgtcgaaagtgctgcaaCGAAAACAATGATAGATTTACTCatgagccacatctgtccaaaatttAAACAAGTCAGACAGTTTTCACGGTcaggaaaaattttatgacatttagctaacttagctagctagccaacagtcagtaacacagatacttcTTTTGTGAtatttagggataatgtcaaggagg is part of the Anguilla anguilla isolate fAngAng1 chromosome 7, fAngAng1.pri, whole genome shotgun sequence genome and encodes:
- the LOC118231922 gene encoding uncharacterized protein LOC118231922; this translates as MQHCSPVLETFFINCKPFYSPREFASFILVGVYIPPQALVQEAQRTLADQILCVERTNPDSFVIVLGDFNKGNLSHELPKYHQLIKCPTREENTLDHCYSTINRAYHAVPRAALGHSDHIIVHLIPAYRQKLKLCKPVVRTSKKWTSEAMEDLRTCLDCTDWDVFRTATISLDEYTEAVTSYISFCEDSCVPSRTRVIYNNDKPWFTAKLRQLRLAKEEAFRSGDKDRFKESKYRFSKAVRDAKRLYSEKLQQQFSENNSASVWKGLRQITNYKPKAPHSTNDLRLANDLNEFYCRFERQWDSPDTIPREPIHQLQTTSSSSPISAGARASLQSPTSEASSPSPITMTTLSLLERDVNRLFKRQNPRKAAGPDSVSPSTLKHCADQLSPVFTDIFNTSLETCHVPACFKTSTIIPVPKKTRTAGLNDYRPVALTSVHLDTAGTYVRILFVDFSSAFNTIIPALLQDKLSQLHVPDCTCSGSR